The DNA region GGAAATCGACATTTCTCCGCAGCATCAACCGTATGAATGATTTAATTCCAATTGCCCGCAATGAAGGGAAAATCATATATGATGATGTCAATTTATTGGATGAAAAAATTGATGTGGTTTCATTAAGGAAAGAAATCGGCATGGTGTTTCAAAAGCCGAATCCTTTTCCGAAATCCATTTATGAAAACATTACCCACGCTTTGAAATTCAATGGAATCAGAAAAAAATCGACATTGGACCAAGTGGTGGAAGAAAGCTTGACGAAAGCAGCTTTATGGGATGAAGTAAAGGACCGTCTCCATACTTCTGCCCATTCCCTTTCAGGCGGTCAACAGCAGCGCCTCTGCATTGCAAGGACGATTGCCATGAAACCGACAGTCATGCTTCTCGATGAGCCTTCTTCGGCGTTGGATCCAATTTCTAATGCGAAAATAGAGGAATTGATCCTTAATTTGAAGAAAGATTATTCTATCGTGATCGTAACGCATAATATGGGACAGGCGGCGAGGATATCCGATAAAACAGCTTTCTTCTATAATGGCGATTTGATTGAATTCGATGATACTGAAACAATCTTTACGAATCCTTCCGTTCAAAAAACAGAAGAATACATCTCTGGAAGATTCGGATAGAAGGGGGAAGAAAAGATGTCAACTATCACGGCAAAAAAACAAGTATTCGACATTAATGATTTGAATCTTTGGTATGGAAATAGCCATGCTCTGAAAAATATCAATTTTTCAGTTGCGGAGAATGAAGTCACTGCGATCATCGGACCATCTGGGTGTGGGAAATCAACTTTCATCAAGACTTTGAATTTAATGATCCAAACGATTCCAAGTGTGAAAATGTCCGGGGAAATCATGTATGATGGAAAGAACATTCTTTCATCAAGGCTTGATTTAGTAAATCTCCGCAAGAATGTCGGGATGGTATTCCAAAAAGGGAACCCTTTCCCACAGTCTATCTATGACAATGTAACGTACGGGCCGAAAATCCACGGAACTAAAAAGAAAAAGGTATTGGATGAAATTGTTGAGAAAAGTTTGCGCGACGTTGCATTATGGGATGAAGTAAAGGATAGATTAAATGCCCCTGCACTAGGATTATCAGGCGGCCAGCAGCAGCGTCTTTGCATCGCCAGGGCACTGGCAACGAAGCCTGATGTCATACTGATGGATGAGCCGACATCGGCACTTGATCCAATTTCAACGATGAAAATTGAAGAATTGGTCCTGGAATTGAAAAAGGAATACACAATTGTCATGGTTACCCACAATATGCAGCAGGCTTCAAGGGTGTCTGACAAAACGGCATTTTTCTTGATGGGTGAATTGGTTGAATTCGATGAAACCGAAAAAATATTTTCTAACCCTAACGATCAACGCACGGAGGATTATGTATCCGGAAGGTTCGGTTAAAAGATTGGCAGGTTAATGATTAAGAGCATAATGAGGATGGGGTGTTGTAAATGAATGTACGAACAAACTTTGATCTGAACTTAAAGCAATTAAAAGAACAGTTGCTTCAAATGGCAGATACAGCACGAGATGCATTGAAAGAATCCATTAAAGCCTTGAAAACGCAGGATATCGAGAAGGCAAACGAGATCATTGCAAACGATAATACAATTGATCGCTTGGAGGATGAAATTAACAGCAAGGCATTGGCGCTAATTGCAAAGGAATCTCCTGTTGCAACAGATTTGAGGAAAATCATCGTGGCCATCAAGGTATCCTCAGAAATAGAGCGAATCGGTGATATGGCAGTAAATATTGCTAAATCTACGCTTCATATTGGTGATGAGAAGCATATTAAAAACATCGTGGACATCCCGAAAATGGCGGATATGGCAATGGATATGCTTTCTTCTTCATTAACTGCATTCTATTCGGAAGACGTTACATTGGCAAAAGAGTGCGCAGATCAGGATGATGAAGTGGATAAAATGTATGGCGAGCTGATCCAGGAATTAATGGGATACATCCCCAATCATCCTTCAGCCATCAATCAGATCACACAGCTTGCATTTGTGTCCCGCTATATTGAACGTGTAGCGGACCATGCCACAAATATTTCCGAGCACGTCATTTTCCTTGTGACCGGGAAGAAGTATGACCTTAATGCTTAAATGACAGGAAACCGAGAGCATGGATGCTCTCGGTTTTTTTGCGTTAACTGCTAAAGGGAAAAGGTTCTATTTTTTTAAATGATTGTAAAATTTACGTAAAATTATCACTCCATTTATAGTATTTTTTTCATATTAAAGTAGAATTTAGTATGTAAATTATCCTATGTGGGGGGAAACTGGTGAATATAATCACATCAATTCGCGGACAGCTCAATGGAAATATTCCAAAGTGGAAAAATTTAAAAATGAATAAGTTCTGGAAAAATCAAATATCAATTAAGGGAAAAATTTTATCTGTATTCATATTTATTGCGTTGTGCTTCATTATCACAATCGCCATGGCTTTTATTTTCTTCCAAGAAGCTTATCAAGATATGAATACACTTAAAAAGCATAATGATTATTCCGTTGCTGTCATCCAAATAGGAAGGGCGATGAATGACAAGGATATTCGGATAGCAGATTATATCACCTTCTTAAAAGAGGAGGATTTGACGGATTACAGGAAACTAAGGAATAAGGTCCATCAGCAAATGAAGGATATCAAAAATACTAGTCAAAATGCAAAACAGTCGAAAATTTTAACTAAGATACAAAGCAATAATGAAAAGATGGATCAATTATTTGTGCAGGAAGTGGCGCCAGCGGTTGTCCGTCTCGATGAAGAGGGCTATACGAAAGCCCGAGGTCAAATATCAACTTTGCGAAATCAAAATAATTTGTATCTCGAACAACTTTTGGCTTTGATCAGCCAAGATCAAAAACAATTGCTGGCTGCATCACAGCATCACAAAAATGAATTTATGCTTTTGTTGGTCATCATTACGGTTTTGGCCTGTGCCTTTAGTGGATTAGCTGTATGGATCGTCTCCAACTCCATCCGGAAGCGTCTGCAAAAAGTAGTGAAAGTAACAGAGGAAGTTGCGAAAGGGAACCTTGAAGTAACCATTACCGATACAGAAGGAAAGGAAGAAATTCAAAGTTTGAATCATTCTGTGGCCATCATGGTTAAAGAGCTGAAAGAACTCGTTAAAGGCATTCAAAGTGTCTCAGAAAAAGTTTATAGTCAAAGCGGGCACATCCGTACATACACCATGAATCTAAAAGGTTCAAGTGAGCAAATCTCCAATTCTATGGTAGAACTGGCTTCCGGTGCTGAAACTCAGTCCAATGAAACTAATGAAATGCTGGCGAAGTATGATTCCTTTAACGAACAAATTACAGTCGTAAAGAAAAACAGCCATTCCTTGGATTCAACTTCTAAAGAAGCGCTTGAGATTACCCGGATCGGCCATACTTCTATGAAGGAAACGGTCAATCAGATCAATAAAGTGCATAGTATGATGAAAAATGCTCATTCAGATATCATGCATATGAAAGAAAATGTCCTTGAAATTACAAGTTTTATTGAAATCATTTCCTCCATAGCTTCACAAACGAATTTACTTGCTTTGAATGCTGCGATTGAGGCTGCCAGGGCTGGAGAAGCCGGAAAGGGATTTGCCGTTGTGGCTGAAGAAGTCAGGAAACTTTCTGCCCAGGTTGAAAACTCACTCAAAAGTATGAATAATTTTGTAGAAAATATCCGTCATGTTTCAGAAAAGGTTCATATATCCATCGAAAACGGCTACAATGAACTGGATAAAGGAGCTGAGTATGTCCAAGCTTCCGGTGAAAAATTTGAAAAAATCAAAACAGAAATTGAAGGAATGGCCAACCACATTGAAGAAATTTCAAATAGTATTGAACATTTGTCCAGCCATAGTGAACATTTAAGTCATTCATTCCACTCCATTGCTGAAATCAGCGGCCATTTCAATGAAGGGTCCCTCCGGTCCAGTGCTTCCGTACAGGAGCAGAATGGACTCGTTGAACAATTATTTGCAGAATCAGATTATATGTTGAAAAACGCTGACGAACTTGCCGTACTGGTGAAAAATTTCAAATGAACCGAAGAAATCCCCATA from Falsibacillus albus includes:
- the pstB gene encoding phosphate ABC transporter ATP-binding protein PstB encodes the protein MSTITAKKQVFDINDLNLWYGNSHALKNINFSVAENEVTAIIGPSGCGKSTFIKTLNLMIQTIPSVKMSGEIMYDGKNILSSRLDLVNLRKNVGMVFQKGNPFPQSIYDNVTYGPKIHGTKKKKVLDEIVEKSLRDVALWDEVKDRLNAPALGLSGGQQQRLCIARALATKPDVILMDEPTSALDPISTMKIEELVLELKKEYTIVMVTHNMQQASRVSDKTAFFLMGELVEFDETEKIFSNPNDQRTEDYVSGRFG
- a CDS encoding methyl-accepting chemotaxis protein, whose translation is MNIITSIRGQLNGNIPKWKNLKMNKFWKNQISIKGKILSVFIFIALCFIITIAMAFIFFQEAYQDMNTLKKHNDYSVAVIQIGRAMNDKDIRIADYITFLKEEDLTDYRKLRNKVHQQMKDIKNTSQNAKQSKILTKIQSNNEKMDQLFVQEVAPAVVRLDEEGYTKARGQISTLRNQNNLYLEQLLALISQDQKQLLAASQHHKNEFMLLLVIITVLACAFSGLAVWIVSNSIRKRLQKVVKVTEEVAKGNLEVTITDTEGKEEIQSLNHSVAIMVKELKELVKGIQSVSEKVYSQSGHIRTYTMNLKGSSEQISNSMVELASGAETQSNETNEMLAKYDSFNEQITVVKKNSHSLDSTSKEALEITRIGHTSMKETVNQINKVHSMMKNAHSDIMHMKENVLEITSFIEIISSIASQTNLLALNAAIEAARAGEAGKGFAVVAEEVRKLSAQVENSLKSMNNFVENIRHVSEKVHISIENGYNELDKGAEYVQASGEKFEKIKTEIEGMANHIEEISNSIEHLSSHSEHLSHSFHSIAEISGHFNEGSLRSSASVQEQNGLVEQLFAESDYMLKNADELAVLVKNFK
- the phoU gene encoding phosphate signaling complex protein PhoU; protein product: MNVRTNFDLNLKQLKEQLLQMADTARDALKESIKALKTQDIEKANEIIANDNTIDRLEDEINSKALALIAKESPVATDLRKIIVAIKVSSEIERIGDMAVNIAKSTLHIGDEKHIKNIVDIPKMADMAMDMLSSSLTAFYSEDVTLAKECADQDDEVDKMYGELIQELMGYIPNHPSAINQITQLAFVSRYIERVADHATNISEHVIFLVTGKKYDLNA
- the pstB gene encoding phosphate ABC transporter ATP-binding protein PstB, which gives rise to MEVNKSKKTSSISVSSKPETILKVEDLSIYYGEKKAVNNVSMKIGKNAVTALIGPSGCGKSTFLRSINRMNDLIPIARNEGKIIYDDVNLLDEKIDVVSLRKEIGMVFQKPNPFPKSIYENITHALKFNGIRKKSTLDQVVEESLTKAALWDEVKDRLHTSAHSLSGGQQQRLCIARTIAMKPTVMLLDEPSSALDPISNAKIEELILNLKKDYSIVIVTHNMGQAARISDKTAFFYNGDLIEFDDTETIFTNPSVQKTEEYISGRFG